GACCAACCGCGTTAGAACCGCGTGGTCATGTTCACCAGCCAAGGCGGCGTGGTGTCGGCGAGCCGGGTCTCGACCACTTTGTCGAGTCCGGAAAGGATCAGACGTCCGACCAGCAGCACCCTGCCCAGGATTGGGCTTGGTAAGGGGGAACGTCTGTCCTGGTTTCGCCGCCGCTCACGCGAAGGTTACGTGGGGGGAGGTGGAATTTATGGGGGGAAGGGGAAGACTTCCTGGCCGTCCCATCTGCAATTTGATGCTGGGGTGGTTGGCGAGGACCTGGGCGCCACCTGGGGGGCGACTGGTCGGGTCGGTTGTTTATTGCCGGGGATGGCTGATGCCAGGCCGTGTTGAATGACCGCTTTTTGGTCAGTTCGACTCAGCAGAGTTTTGCTAAACATTTGGAAGCAGAAAAATCTTGTAAAAACAATGTGTTAGCTAATGAACGGTACAGACCATGCAAGGATCGAAGGAGCGGACCACATGCTGGACTGCTACCGGCGTGGTCTCTCCAGGCAGTACGGGGGTTCCGGCCAGGGCCATTTCCAGAGCTCCCGGATTGCCCTGGGCATCGCGGGGAGAGAAGTTCCAGGTGGTGGGGGCGATGATCTGGTAATGGGCGATGCGCCCGCCGTCCAGGCCGATCCAATGGCCCAGTGTGCCGCGGGCGGCTTCGACCAGCCCCGTGCCAGGGCCATCCCCAAGATCGGTGGGGGGAAAACAGAACGGTTCGGCCGGGCGGATGGCGCGGATCCAGGTTTCCATGGCGGGGATCAGCCGGGCCAGTTCCAGCAGGCGCGCCACCACCCGATCCTGCACCGAGCCGCCGGGCCGGGTCTTGATCAGGTCGCGGATCAGGGGATGGCCGTCCACCATCTGGCGGGCCAGGGCTCCGACCTCGGCCACCTGGCCCGCCAGGCGGGGCGCCTTGCACCAGCTGTAGCCTTCGGGCTTATCGGGCGAGGGAATGGTCTTTCCGGCGGAAGGCGAGGCGGTTGTGCCCTCCATCCAGGAATGGGCGTGATCCTCGGTGACCTGGGTGGGATCGAAGACCGTCAGGGCGTCCCGGTCCCAGACGCCGGGGGCGAACAGGCCAAAGCTGCCCGACGAGATGAAGCGGCCGGGGCCGGACCCCAGACCCGTGAAGTTCAGGTGGCGGGCGATATGCAGGAACAGGCGGAAATCGCCGCGATCGAATGGAGCGGCATCGGCCCAGGCCTCCAGGGCCGCGATGCCGTTCAGAGCGGCGATGGACTCCAGGCTGTCGGCGAAAAGATGGGTTTCCAGCGCCTCGCGGAATTCGGCGAGGATGGACAACAGGCGGATCTTCTCGCCCGGATCAATTCCCTTGGTGACGCCGCCCGGCTGCAGCGCCAGCGAGTGGGGCCACTTTCCCGCCAACAGGCCCATCAGGTGGAGAAAACGGGCGCGGGCAGGCAACAAAGTGCGGGCGCATTCGCCGTCACCCGCCGCGAAGCGCCGCCTTGCCGTCTGGAACCACGGGTGCTCGCTGTAACAAGACCGCGCCAGATCGGGGGCGAAGAACAGCATGAAGTGGGTCAGGTGGTCTGCGGCATTCTCGCAAGCCAGGATCAGATTGGTGGCCAAGCTGCCGTTGTCGGGCATGCTCGCCTGTCCCAGATCCGCCAGGGCGCGGGCCGCCGCCACCGATTGCGAAACCGAGCAGATGCCGCAGATGCGCGGCGCGATGACGAGGCAATCGGCGGCCGGACGGCCCAGCAGAATCTGCTCGAAGCCGCGATAGAGGGGGGCGTTGACGCGGGCCTCGGCGACGGCGCCGTCCTGAATGTCCAGGGTCACTTCCAGATCGCCCTCGACCCGGTTGAAGGGGCCGACGATGAGACGGGTGGGGTTTTGGGTCATGGCGACTTGAATGGCTTGCGGGCGGGGGGGACGATGACGTGGTCGGCATGGGCATTGGTGCGCACCCGCTGGGGCGTCGCCGATTTGGACAAGGCCGCCAGGGCCACGAACCACGCCTTGGGCATGTCCACCGGCAGGCCCACCGGGATTCCCGCCACCTTGGCGGTTTCCTGGAAAGGCCCAGACGGCGTCTCGAAGCAGGGCGAGGTGCAGTTGATACAGGCATAGCCGCCATCGGTGCACGAGCCATAGCCGTTCCAGCGGCGGATATTGCAGTCGCCCGGCGCCTGGGTGGCGCGGCAGCCGAGATTTTCCATCAGGCAGCCGCGATCGGAGGGGCGCGCCGCGCTGGCCTTGAACTCGTAGAACTCGTTGCGGCCGCAGCCGTGATGGGCCAGGTGATCGGCATAGGTCCGCGGACGGCCCAGGGCGTCCAGATGCTCGGCCGAGATATTGCCCAGCGCCAGGGCCGCCAGGGTCTCGACCATCCAGCCGGGATGGGGGGCGCAACCGGCGATATTGACCACCGGCAGGCCAGAGCCGGAGCGGAAGGTCTTGCCCAGGGCACCTCCCAAATCCCAGCCGGAATACTGCAATCCGCGGGCGTCGGTGGGATTGTGTCCCGCCGCGGGCACGCCGCCGAAAGCGGCGCAGCTTCCCACCGCCACCACGGTACTGGCCTGCGCGGCCAGCCGGGAGATCCACTCCATCATGGGCTTGCCGCTGCCCGACAGCATCTGGAAGCGGCCGCTGCCCTGAGGGCCCAGAAGCACCGAGCCTTCGACGCACAGGCAGTCGAGGCGGACCCGCCCGCTGGCGCAATCTTCCAGAATGCTCAGCGCTTCGGTACCGCTTTCCTCGGACAGCGAGGGATGCCACAGCATGCGGATGCCGAAACGTTCGAGAGAGCGCAGCAACTCCGTGTCGTCGGCGGCCAGGGCCGACATGGTGCAGCCGCCGCAGCTGGCGGCTTGCAGCCACAGGAGGTTGAAGGTGTCGGAAGAAGAAGATGCCGCCATGACTTCACATTAAGCGCCGGGAGGAGGTGGGTTCAAGTCCCCTCGGTCGGCTCGTCGCGGCCGATCAGGGCCCGCGCCGCCGGAGTCCGCCAGCCGAAACGGACCGAGGCCATCCGAACCAGAACCGTCACTCCCGCCCCGGCCAGGGCGGCGGGCTCGGCGGAGACACCCAGCCCCAGTCCCAGGGCGGCGAAGACCAATCCCCCCGCCAGGGCGGCGGCGGCGTAGAATTCGCCGGGGCGGAAGATCAGCGGGTCCTCACGGGTCATCAGGTCGCGCAGCATGCCGCCGCCCACCGCGTTGACCACGCCGATCAACAGGGCGGAAACCCAGCCCAGACCGGCATTTAGGGCTTTCTGCGCTCCGAATACGGTATAAAGGCCCAATCCCATGGCATCCACCAGCAGGAAGACCAGCGACAGGCGGTTGAGGGCCTGACCGAACAACAGGCCGATGAAACTGGCGACCAGTACGGCGGTCAGATAATGCGAGCCCAGAACCGAAGGGACCTGCTGCAAAAAGACACCGTCGCGCAACAGGCCGCCGCCCAGGCCGGTGACCAGGGCCAGAAAAAACACCCCGACCATGTCATAGCCTTTGCGCATGGCGGTCAGCGCACCGGTGACGGCGAACAGGAACGTCGCGGCGAGATCGAAGGCGAGGGGCAGAGTGAACTGGCCGATCAGCATGGCAAGCGGTTCACTGATTCACGCGGTTGCGGCCTTCGACCTTGGCACGGTAGAGGGCCGTGTCGGCGCGGGCCACCGTGTCCTTGAAGGACTCTGACTCAGCGTATTGGGCTACGCCGAAGGATGCGGTGCAGGCGCCTGTTCCAGTGAAGACGGCCGTGGCGATGGTCAACCGCAGTTTCTCGGCCAGGGCCACGGCGCCCTCCAGATCAGTATTGGGGCAGATGATCAGGAATTCTTCACCGCCCCACCGTCCGACCACGTCCAACGCCCGCACGCCGTTGCGCAGCAGATCGGCTATGGATTGCAAGACCTCGTCGCCGGTCTGGTGGCCGTGGACATCGTTGATCGACTTGAAATGATCCACGTCGGAGATGATCAGCGAAACCGGCTCGGCATAACGCTGGGCGCGGTCCAACTCATGGGCGAAGGCCTCATCCAGGCGGCGGCGGTTGAACAGGCCGGTCAGGGCGTCGGTGATGGAAACCTTTTCCAACGCCACGCTTTTCAGGGCCAGTTCGGCATAGGCCTCCGCCAATTCGTTCTCGGCCTCCTTCAGGGCGCTGATATCAACGGCGATGGAGTGTTTGACCAGGCGGCCGTCGAACCAGTTGATCAGCGTCTCGCTCAACTGGTACCAGCAATTGTCGCGGTCGTTGAAATGCTCGAACACGATGGTGGTCGGCGGATCGCTGCGCAACGTGGACAGTTCCGCGATCTTGCAGAAATGACAGGGCGCGGGCTGGTCATAGATGGCCACGTGGCAGGTCTGGCCGGGCTCGGCCCCTGTCTTGCGGCGCATGGCCTGATTGAGGGTCACCAGTTCGCGCGTCCGGGCATCGACCACATAGATGGGAAACGGAATAACGTCGATGGTGCCGTCGCAACGCGGGCGCTGCTCCGCCTGTGCAAGCCTTGCGACGGCCGTCATCCGGGTCCCCTGGGCATTCCGCGGCGGCGCCATCAGGTCTTGAAGACCCGCGCGATCATATCGCGCAGCTTTTCCAACTTGATGGGTTTGAGGACATATCCCTTGGCTCCGGCCTTTACGGCGTTCATCACCATGCCCTGTTGGCCGTGGGAGGTGACCATGATGATGTTGGCCTCGGGAAATTCCTTCAAAATGCCGCTGGTGGCCTCGATGCCATCCATGTCCGGCATTGTGATGTCCATGGTGACGAGGTCGGGCTTGGACCGGCGGTAGGCCTCCAGGGCCAGCGCTCCGCTCCCCGCCGTTTGGACCACCAGATGGCCCAGTTCGGTCAGCATGCCTGTCAGCGTCCGGACAGTCAGCAAAGAGTCGTCGACAATCAGGACCTTCAATGGGTGCATCTCTCCCCCTTGCGTCTCTTCTTCCTCGATGACGTTCAGCTTTTGGTCGAAAAGTTCTGATGGACCAATAAAATTAATATCAAGAATACCATGGCTGGTTGCCATTTCGATGGTTGTAAAAATCGCCTTTTTGGGGCGAAGGATGTTGCGCTCCTCATCCAGTATGGATGGGGGGGACAAATGCATGACGTTGCCCGTCTCGGCCAGATCGGCGGTTGCATGGCCCAGGATGAAGTTGACCGTTTCCCCAGCGGTTTCACGCAAGAACAGTTCGCGTTCCTCGGGCAAGACCTTCAGCCTCGCGGTCACCACTTCGCGGATGTGTTCGAGCAGGACGCGCTGGAAGCTGAAGACGATCATCAGCTTGATCGGACCATCGGTGCAGACGACAGCAGTTATATCGCGCAACTGTAGTGAGTCCACATTGCCGGTTCGCGGTTTTGCTCTGGAAACCTTGAGGCCGATCTCCTCTTGGAGGTAGTCCCGCGTGCGGGTCAGGACCGCCGCCATGGCCGGCGGGAATTTCAGGGTGTTGAAGGTCATTGGATGTGCCCCTCCACCTGCGGCGGATAGGGGATATGGAACAGAACATGCGTGCCTTGGCCGCGACGCGAGTCGATGCGGATGCTGCCACCCAATTCCTCGACGCTGGCCTTCACGGCGGTCATGCCGACGCCGCGCCCGGACAGTTCGGTGGCCTCGGTGCGGATGCTGATTCCGTCGGCGAAGACCAGATCCGCGATATCCCAGCCGCTGACGTCGGAGGTGGTCAATTCGGCGGCCCGTCGGCGCAGGTTTTCCACATCGATGCCAGCGCCGTCATCGGCGATATCGATGGCCAGCAAGCCCTCCATGCGGCGAATGGCGCAGCGGATGGTGCCGATTTCACTCTTGCCGGTGGACAATCGGGAATCCGGGTCCTCGATCCCGTGATCGATGGCGTTGCGGAAGACGTGGCCGAGCGAGCGCAGGAACGGCCCGAACACTTCGGGATCGATGCGGACGTCGTCGCCTTCGACCACCAGGGGTCCCACTTCCTTTTCCAGTCGGGCGGAAATCTGGTGGATCATCTTGTCGAAATCGGCGATGGCCTGACGCAGCGACACGGTGCGGATGGCGGCGATTTCCTCGATGACCTCGGGGATCTCGGTTTCCGCCAGCAGTCCGCGGGCGAAGCGTTCAAACCGCTTGGCCTGTTCCGGCGTGACGGTGACCACGCCGCGCCGCGCCATGAAGTCCTCGCCCAAGGCCTCGCGGACGGTTTCCAAATCGGCGTTGAGGACGGACTGCCAGTCGCGGGCGAAGACCATGGACGCGGCTTCGGCGGCGTCGCCCCTGCGGCCCAGGCGTTGCAACGCGGATTCCACCTCGTGAAGATTGGTGGGCAGGTGGTGAAAGCCCAACTGGTTGAAGGTGCCCTTGAAGGTGTGGATGGTCCGGTACAAGACCCCCCGGTCGCGGCCCCGCCACATTCCCGGCCCGTCCTGGACGAAGTTGGAAAACTCGGCGACGGCGTCAAAGAAGTCGTTGCCGTAGGTGACGGCGGACACGATCATCTCGAGCCGGGTCCGCTCGCGCGCGACCTGCGCCGCCAGCGCCTTCTCGCCGGTGACATCGGTCAGCACCACCATGATCGCCTGATCCAGTGGCTTGAATTCGGTCTTAAGGATCCGGTCGCCGATATTGATTTCCTCGGGCAGCAGCGACAGGTACAGCTCGGCGCGGGAGGGGTCGGGTTCCTTCAAGGCCTCTTCGATGCAGGCGCGCAGCGTGTCGCGGGCGTGTTCGTCGCCGGAAAACAGCAGCTCATCCACCGACTTGCCGGCTGGCGATCCGTCGAAGAAATCCAGGCAGGCATGGCTGAATTCCGGCTCGACCAGCAAGTCGCCGCGGAACGACAAGAAACCCTGACCGGAATTGTCCAAAAGGGCGGAAACCTGATCGCTCTTGGATTTAACCGTGGACAGGGATTGCGCCAGTTCGCGGGTGCGGTCGCGGACGCGTTCTTCCATCTCGGTATAGAGCTGGGCGTTTTCCAGCGAAATGGAGGCCTGGCTGGCCAGCAGGTCCAGTACGGCGACCCGCTTGCGGGTAAAGGCCCCGGCGGCCAGGTGGTTTTCCAGATAAAGCACCGCCGACAGCGCCCCATGGGTCACCACGGGCAGGCACATCACCGACTTGACCCCGCCGCGCGCCGCGTAACCCTCGGTCATGAAGGTGTTGGGGCCGATGGCGTTGTCGATCACCACCCTTTCGCGGGTCCGGGTGACATACTGGAACACGGTCAGAGGCAGATCGTCGGAACTGGGCACGGTGGCGCAGGTGGAGACCGCGATGAGGTCTCCCTCCACCATGGCCTCGGCCTCGATGCGGAACGTCTCTCCATGGCGCAGGATCAGCAGGCCGCGATCGGCACCGGCGTGTTCGACCACGATGCGCAGCAGGGATTCCACCAGATTGCCCAGCACGATCTCGCCGGAAACGGCCTGCTGGGCTTTGATGACGGTCATCAGGTCCAGTCCGTCGGCGCTGCCGCTGAAGCCGGTGACGGCTCCATCGGCCATGGCGGAATCCGCCAGTCTGGGGAAAGCCTGGTCAAGCTGGGCGACCTTGGCCAGCGCGCCCCAGCGCGTATAGCAATAGCGGGCGTTGCGCAGATAGTTCTCGGCGATGCTGGGCAGTCCCTGATCCAGGCAGAAACGGCCCGCCCGCTCGTTGGCGATGGCCTCGCAATGAAGCTGGCCCTGTTCGCGGGCCGTCAGGATCGCCGTCTCATAAAGGCGCATCACCTCGTTGCCGCTGCCGGACAGGGCGGCAATCTCCGCATCGATGAGGACCGCGCGCGCCGCGAAGGTTTCGGGGCAATGTTCGGCCCACAGCACCAGCTTACGATGATGTTCGGCCAGCCAGGGCCCCATCTCGGCCCGGTGTTTTGCGTCGGCGCTGGGATACAGCGCCGTGATGGCCAGCGCCCCGTAGAAGTGATGGGAGGACTCGATCACCGAAGACGAGATCTTCGGCACCAGGGCGGCGGTCTCGCGGGCGGCGGCCAGCGCCTCCTCGTGGCGGCCCATCAGATAGGGGGTAACCTGACGGACCACATGGTAGAAGGCGATGCCATAGCCATGGGCCGTCCCCACCAGGGCCTCGTAGGAGGCCTTGGCGCCGTCCGCTCCGGCGACGCCCGGCGTGATCTCGAGCTCGACGCCCTGCAGGCCGGTGATGAACAGCTCCTGCAAACGCAGCATCAGGATGGCGAAGGGGATGCGGGCATTGGCGGCGAAGGGGGCGAATTTGCGCATATGGGCCAGGACCAGGTCCAGCGGCTCGCCCTTCTCGAACAGCATCCAGGCCGAAGCATAGGCCACATAGGCGGCATAGATCAGATTGCCGGTGTCCAGGCAGGTGCGGAAGGTCTCTTCCAGCACCGGCATGATGGTGGCGATGGGCTTGCTCCAGGGCGTGACGAAATAGCCATGGCGGAACAGCAAGGTTCCCTTGAGTGGCGCGCTATTGAACCTTTCGCCCAGTTTGAGCGCCAGTTCCGAAAACTCCAGCCCGGTGCGGAAATCCTCGAACCGGCCGACCAGGGACACGGAATAGCCGGAAAAAGCCGCGCTGGAATCCTCGGTCACACCATGGTGCAGGGACAGGTTGATGGCCGCCAGTCCCAGGAAGGGATAAAGCAGCGGGCGGACATGGTAAACCGCCGGAATGGCGTCGGCGATGACGCCGATCAGCGCCCGGACGGCCGGGACACGGCATTCAGGCAGGGAGACCAGATCGGCGATATGGCGCCCTTCGAGGAGACCGGCCAGTTCCAGCCGGGCCGCCTGGACGGCCTTGGCCGTGTCGTCTTCCGTCTCGGGGCAGGTGAGCCCGAAACGCTCCAGGGCCTTGACGGCGATGGCCACGGCGTCGCCATAGCGGCCCGAGACCATGAACATGCGAAAGCGCAGGCGCCAGACCTGGGCGCTCTGATCATCGCTGTCCGTCTTGCCCAGTAGCAATTCGAACAGTTCATCCGCCTGGGCGTGATTGCCCACCAGATATTCGCACTCGGACAGATCCAGGAAGAGGGCGAAGGTCTGGTCGTGGTCCGTTTCCCAGCAATCGGCGTTCAGCAGGTTGCGCGCCAGGGCAAAATAGACCCGCGCCGAGGCATTGGCCGATGATGCCTTGGCCTTGCGCCCCGCCTGGGTGTTCAGCCGGGCCAGCAGATCGCGTTCGGCCCGCTCGGTGATCATCTGGCGGCCGAGATTGAGATGGTGAATCACGTCGAACAGCCGGTCCTCGACCTCGGTCTCGCTCAGCCGCTCCAGCATTCGCCGCCCTATCTGCAGATGGGTGGCGACCATTTC
This Paramagnetospirillum magnetotacticum MS-1 DNA region includes the following protein-coding sequences:
- a CDS encoding nickel-dependent hydrogenase large subunit, whose translation is MTQNPTRLIVGPFNRVEGDLEVTLDIQDGAVAEARVNAPLYRGFEQILLGRPAADCLVIAPRICGICSVSQSVAAARALADLGQASMPDNGSLATNLILACENAADHLTHFMLFFAPDLARSCYSEHPWFQTARRRFAAGDGECARTLLPARARFLHLMGLLAGKWPHSLALQPGGVTKGIDPGEKIRLLSILAEFREALETHLFADSLESIAALNGIAALEAWADAAPFDRGDFRLFLHIARHLNFTGLGSGPGRFISSGSFGLFAPGVWDRDALTVFDPTQVTEDHAHSWMEGTTASPSAGKTIPSPDKPEGYSWCKAPRLAGQVAEVGALARQMVDGHPLIRDLIKTRPGGSVQDRVVARLLELARLIPAMETWIRAIRPAEPFCFPPTDLGDGPGTGLVEAARGTLGHWIGLDGGRIAHYQIIAPTTWNFSPRDAQGNPGALEMALAGTPVLPGETTPVAVQHVVRSFDPCMVCTVH
- a CDS encoding NADH-quinone oxidoreductase subunit B family protein; translated protein: MAASSSSDTFNLLWLQAASCGGCTMSALAADDTELLRSLERFGIRMLWHPSLSEESGTEALSILEDCASGRVRLDCLCVEGSVLLGPQGSGRFQMLSGSGKPMMEWISRLAAQASTVVAVGSCAAFGGVPAAGHNPTDARGLQYSGWDLGGALGKTFRSGSGLPVVNIAGCAPHPGWMVETLAALALGNISAEHLDALGRPRTYADHLAHHGCGRNEFYEFKASAARPSDRGCLMENLGCRATQAPGDCNIRRWNGYGSCTDGGYACINCTSPCFETPSGPFQETAKVAGIPVGLPVDMPKAWFVALAALSKSATPQRVRTNAHADHVIVPPARKPFKSP
- a CDS encoding trimeric intracellular cation channel family protein codes for the protein MLIGQFTLPLAFDLAATFLFAVTGALTAMRKGYDMVGVFFLALVTGLGGGLLRDGVFLQQVPSVLGSHYLTAVLVASFIGLLFGQALNRLSLVFLLVDAMGLGLYTVFGAQKALNAGLGWVSALLIGVVNAVGGGMLRDLMTREDPLIFRPGEFYAAAALAGGLVFAALGLGLGVSAEPAALAGAGVTVLVRMASVRFGWRTPAARALIGRDEPTEGT
- a CDS encoding GGDEF domain-containing protein, with the protein product MTAVARLAQAEQRPRCDGTIDVIPFPIYVVDARTRELVTLNQAMRRKTGAEPGQTCHVAIYDQPAPCHFCKIAELSTLRSDPPTTIVFEHFNDRDNCWYQLSETLINWFDGRLVKHSIAVDISALKEAENELAEAYAELALKSVALEKVSITDALTGLFNRRRLDEAFAHELDRAQRYAEPVSLIISDVDHFKSINDVHGHQTGDEVLQSIADLLRNGVRALDVVGRWGGEEFLIICPNTDLEGAVALAEKLRLTIATAVFTGTGACTASFGVAQYAESESFKDTVARADTALYRAKVEGRNRVNQ
- a CDS encoding response regulator produces the protein MAAVLTRTRDYLQEEIGLKVSRAKPRTGNVDSLQLRDITAVVCTDGPIKLMIVFSFQRVLLEHIREVVTARLKVLPEERELFLRETAGETVNFILGHATADLAETGNVMHLSPPSILDEERNILRPKKAIFTTIEMATSHGILDINFIGPSELFDQKLNVIEEEETQGGEMHPLKVLIVDDSLLTVRTLTGMLTELGHLVVQTAGSGALALEAYRRSKPDLVTMDITMPDMDGIEATSGILKEFPEANIIMVTSHGQQGMVMNAVKAGAKGYVLKPIKLEKLRDMIARVFKT
- a CDS encoding AAA family ATPase; protein product: MSLARGTAPGNRAILLRSTLSARPSQAVIDRLRREFALRTEIDAAWGAVPLSLDETSGRPSLTLSDPGGQLLSQLIASRSGPLRQADLSRLLRLSSAMARTLGHIHARGLIHKDVTPNNILIDETADTVVFTGFGSASQLQREHRHSQMIEIAVGNFAYMAPEQTGRMNRSVDSRSDLYSLGVVLYEVFTGLRPFSAVDPMEWVHCHIARQPSPPRERVAGLPDQVSAIIMKLLAKTAEERYQTAEGLATDLEHCLAQQVAEGRISSFPLAANDHSGILTIPEHLYGRESESALLLDAFRRVADDGAPELVLVSGYSGVGKSALVNQIHSAMVERDGMFGAGKFDQHKRDIPYSTFAQAFHTLVRQILGSPESDIRRWREAFLDAMGPNGDLLMDLIPQLELVIGKQPAVPELPPGEAHVRFLTVFRRFVSVLSRPEQPLVLFLDDLQWMDNGSMKLLEHLMTHPEVRYLLLIGSYRDNEVDSSHPLMLSMDTIRKGGRAVNDIVLKPLSADDLSLMVTDTLRGTPEQVEPLARLIHQKTAGNPFFAIQFLTSLAEEKLLWFDLAQGLWCWDLERIGAMGFSDNVVVLMAAKLRRLPEADQAELRRIACLGSGTTLGTLVMVYDRSEEECLNSLEKAIQSGFLIRSGDRLAFTHDRIQEAAYLSLPISEMVATHLQIGRRMLERLSETEVEDRLFDVIHHLNLGRQMITERAERDLLARLNTQAGRKAKASSANASARVYFALARNLLNADCWETDHDQTFALFLDLSECEYLVGNHAQADELFELLLGKTDSDDQSAQVWRLRFRMFMVSGRYGDAVAIAVKALERFGLTCPETEDDTAKAVQAARLELAGLLEGRHIADLVSLPECRVPAVRALIGVIADAIPAVYHVRPLLYPFLGLAAINLSLHHGVTEDSSAAFSGYSVSLVGRFEDFRTGLEFSELALKLGERFNSAPLKGTLLFRHGYFVTPWSKPIATIMPVLEETFRTCLDTGNLIYAAYVAYASAWMLFEKGEPLDLVLAHMRKFAPFAANARIPFAILMLRLQELFITGLQGVELEITPGVAGADGAKASYEALVGTAHGYGIAFYHVVRQVTPYLMGRHEEALAAARETAALVPKISSSVIESSHHFYGALAITALYPSADAKHRAEMGPWLAEHHRKLVLWAEHCPETFAARAVLIDAEIAALSGSGNEVMRLYETAILTAREQGQLHCEAIANERAGRFCLDQGLPSIAENYLRNARYCYTRWGALAKVAQLDQAFPRLADSAMADGAVTGFSGSADGLDLMTVIKAQQAVSGEIVLGNLVESLLRIVVEHAGADRGLLILRHGETFRIEAEAMVEGDLIAVSTCATVPSSDDLPLTVFQYVTRTRERVVIDNAIGPNTFMTEGYAARGGVKSVMCLPVVTHGALSAVLYLENHLAAGAFTRKRVAVLDLLASQASISLENAQLYTEMEERVRDRTRELAQSLSTVKSKSDQVSALLDNSGQGFLSFRGDLLVEPEFSHACLDFFDGSPAGKSVDELLFSGDEHARDTLRACIEEALKEPDPSRAELYLSLLPEEINIGDRILKTEFKPLDQAIMVVLTDVTGEKALAAQVARERTRLEMIVSAVTYGNDFFDAVAEFSNFVQDGPGMWRGRDRGVLYRTIHTFKGTFNQLGFHHLPTNLHEVESALQRLGRRGDAAEAASMVFARDWQSVLNADLETVREALGEDFMARRGVVTVTPEQAKRFERFARGLLAETEIPEVIEEIAAIRTVSLRQAIADFDKMIHQISARLEKEVGPLVVEGDDVRIDPEVFGPFLRSLGHVFRNAIDHGIEDPDSRLSTGKSEIGTIRCAIRRMEGLLAIDIADDGAGIDVENLRRRAAELTTSDVSGWDIADLVFADGISIRTEATELSGRGVGMTAVKASVEELGGSIRIDSRRGQGTHVLFHIPYPPQVEGHIQ